The Magnolia sinica isolate HGM2019 chromosome 10, MsV1, whole genome shotgun sequence genome includes a window with the following:
- the LOC131217424 gene encoding uncharacterized protein LOC131217424 — protein MNYMKQMLEQIYSQQVQLPQQDDGWAFSLTLVDVAWLWFKQLKPKFISSFSDLNDAFLTNFIGGKKKLKSSAYLNNIIQKEGELLKDYIKRFNFESLQGVRDKPFLTSLDKNSPITLAEFMACSDKYADAEETRILHEAAQNAKTSTKESTKKEVDSAGGKKRKDDRSRDERRSGKKPDQKFSTRNKNKYCHFHRDHGKNTSDWYNLKQEIERLIRESHLGEHVDSGARATEEHPNDNRPIEDIRTIIGGHLGGGDSSNARKNHARNISHLEFEIMILARPPKERKFGRYSMAFTEEDVRGIHHPYDDALVITVTIANRRVFRVLVDAGSSADMLFT, from the exons ATGAATtacatgaagcagatgctggagcaGATTTATAGCCAACAGGTTCAGTTACCCCAGCAAGACGACGGTTGG GCCTTTTCTCTTACTCTAGTTGATGTAGCTTGGCTTTGGTTCaagcagttgaaaccaaagttcATTAGCTCGTTCTCTGATCTCAATGACGCTTTCCTTACCAACTTCATCGGTGGGAAGAAAAAATTGAAGTCATCTGCATACCTGAATAATATAATCCAAAAAGAAGGAGAGCTGCTTaaggattatatcaagcgtttcaactTTGAATCACTCCAA GGTGTCAGGGATAAGCCGTTTCTTACATCCTTGGACAAGAACTCGCCCATCACTCTAGCTGAATTCATGGCATGTTCAGATAAGTATGCGGATGCCGAAGAAACCCGAATACTACACGAGGCTGCTCAAAACGCAAAAACCTCCACCAAAGAGTCAAcaaaaaaggaagttgactcggccGGAGGTAAGAAGCGTAAAGATGATCGGTCCCGCGATGAACGTAGATCGGGTAAAAAGCCCGATCAAAAGTTTTCAAC GCGGAATAAAAATAAGTACTGCCATTTCCACCGAGATCATGGGAAGAACACGAGCGACTGGTATAATCTCAAACAGGAGATTGAGAGGCTTATTCGAGAAAGTCACCTCGGCGAACACGTCGACTCAGGAGCTAGAGCCACGGAAGAACACCCAAATGATAACCGACCCATTGAGGATATTCGAACTATCATCGGTGGTCATTTGGGTGGAGGCGACTCAAGTAATGCTCGGAAGAACCATGCGAGGAACATTAGTCACCTTGAGTTCGAAATTATGATTCTAGCTCGGCCTCCGAAGGAAAGAAAGTTCGGAAGATACAGCATGGCATTCACGGAGGAAGACGTGAGGGGCATTCATCATCCGTATGATGATGCTCTGGTTATCACCGTTACTATTGCTAACCGCCGAGTCTTCAGAGTCCTCGTCGACGCAGGATCATCCGCAGATATGTTGTTCACATAG
- the LOC131258151 gene encoding disease resistance protein RPM1-like: MAAEVFLAFFLQKLDGQLTQELNLLSEAREGVEWIRDELQSIKAFLKDAEKRGDQREEGVEAWITQVRQLAFDAEDAVDEYLIRMEMQRRLRDRPMGCLAFQACFIRRLKAQRHFGTQVQKFRRMAKEIHERREHYRFQITQETASILVDDGHPDPGVAAHWVEEPDIVGLEDASEQLMNLLKEEQTQQRTIISIVGMGGLGKTTLAKKLYKTAEVCYECHAWIYVSQQFKIEIILKGMLTEFCKSRKESPPSSMENMPREELRRTIYNYLEGREYALVLDDIWDIRVWDYVKHALPREGRGKIIFTTRMQNVASPVGERCNIHELEPLSDDLAWELFCRKAFWDKEPRGTCPQHLIDVGEALVRRCKGLPLAIVAIGGLMSKKSMDAFEWNNVLKNPDWELSHNEDLARLNQALLMSYRYLPPHLKYCFLCCGMFPEDHVIKRKKLIRMWVAEGFVEESPGKTLEEVSSDYFVQLINRNLLQPIFQDPTGELIVCQVHDLMRDIAIYMFKKEGFGTIITSRDTILDGKQRHLAIQNCEIGILSSMVNLNPRSLFVFNVNDFPSSLLRTLLDFKLLRILDLDGIQVKNLPDEVGGLIHLRYLSLRRTQIKNLPTSIGRLHNLQTLDVRDSHLECLPAGIEMPMQLRHLLLDKFLKMPSGAINLRNLQTLSGAFVDDRLSRELGQLTQLRKLNVEVKEECCAELCNSISQLQHLRSLKICAFDENERLQLQTVSRPPQYLEKLKVGGVMKELPVWVGSLNCVRVILFVETQLTSDPLTALGHLPNLVYLALGINAYMGKRIGCMVGGFPKLRTLALYEMEALEEWSSIDEGTMPCLQHLTIQKCPNLKMLPDGFRHLAALQKLDFQDMAEEFMDRVRKGGEDHFKVQHIPSILRFHDGDGKLVCDEL, translated from the coding sequence ATGGCGGCCGAGGTATTTCTTGCCTTTTTCCTTCAAAAATTGGACGGGCAGCTCACGCAGGAACTGAACCTCCTCTCTGAAGCTCGCGAAGGCGTTGAATGGATAAGGGATGAGCTCCAATCCATAAAAGCCTTCTTGAAAGACGCTGAAAAAAGAGGAGATCAGAGGGAAGAAGGTGTTGAGGCTTGGATCACCCAAGTGAGACAGTTAGCCTTCGATGCTGAAGATGCAGTTGATGAGTACTTGATACGGATGGAGATGCAACGCCGTCTTCGTGACAGGCCCATGGGCTGCCTTGCATTTCAAGCCTGCTTCATCAGGCGCTTGAAAGCTCAGCGACATTTCGGCACTCAAGTTCAGAAGTTCAGAAGAATGGCGAAAGAGATTCATGAGAGGAGGGAACACTACCGTTTCCAAATTACACAAGAGACAGCTTCAATTTTGGTGGATGATGGGCATCCGGATCCTGGAGTCGCTGCTCATTGGGTCGAAGAACCAGATATCGTGGGCTTGGAGGATGCGTCGGAGCAGCTTATGAACTTGCTTAAGGAAGAGCAGACGCAGCAACGTACCATCATTTCCATCGTGGGGATGGGTGGTTTGGGAAAGACAACCCTTGCGAAGAAACTATACAAAACTGCAGAGGTGTGTTACGAATGCCATGCATGGATTTATGTCTCTCAGCAATTCAAAATAGAAATTATTTTGAAAGGAATGCTCACAGAATTCTGCAAGAGCAGAAAAGAGTCACCTCCAAGCAGCATGGAGAACATGCCCAGAGAAGAACTGCGAAGGACAATATACAACTACCTGGAAGGAAGAGAGTACGCGCTCGTCCTCGACGATATTTGGGATATTCGTGTTTGGGATTATGTGAAACATGCTCTGCCTCGTGAGGGCAGAGGCAAGATCATCTTCACCACCCGCATGCAAAATGTAGCATCTCCCGTGGGCGAGAGATGTAACATTCATGAACTTGAGCCATTATCTGATGATTTGGCTTGGGAGCTCTTCTGCAGAAAGGCCTTTTGGGACAAAGAACCCAGAGGGACTTGCCCACAGCACTTGATCGATGTGGGAGAAGCCCTGGTCAGAAGATGCAAAGGCTTACCGCTTGCAATCGTGGCGATAGGTGGCCTCATGTCGAAGAAGAGCATGGATGCTTTTGAATGGAATAATGTACTAAAAAATCCGGACTGGGAATTGAGCCACAACGAAGATCTTGCAAGATTGAACCAAGCCCTGCTCATGAGCTACCGTTATTTACCTCCTCACCTCAAGtactgtttcttgtgttgtggtatGTTCCCTGAGGATCATGTAATCAAGAGAAAAAAACTGATCCGCATGTGGGTGGCTGAAGGCTTCGTTGAGGAGAGTCCAGGGAAGACGCTTGAGGAGGTCTCAAGTGATTACTTTGTTCAGCTCATTAACAGAAACCTCCTCCAGCCTATCTTTCAAGACCCTACAGGCGAGTTGATAGTGTGTCAAGTGCATGACCTCATGCGTGACATCGCTATCTATATGTTTAAGAAGGAAGGGTTTGGGACAATCATAACAAGCCGAGACACCATCCTGGATGGAAAGCAACGCCATTTAGCAATTCAAAACTGTGAAATTGGCATTCTATCTAGTATGGTCAATTTGAATCCTCGGTCGCTTTTTGTATTTAATGTAAATGACTTTCCTTCCTCATTACTCAGAACGTTATTAGATTTTAAGCTGCTGAGAATACTAGATCTCGATGGCATTCAAGTCAAGAATCTGCCGGACGAAGTGGGTGGCCTAATTCACTTACGGTATTTAAGCTTGAGGAGGACACAGATCAAGAACCTGCCGACTTCAATTGGAAGATTGCATAACTTACAGACATTGGATGTCAGGGATTCCCATTTGGAATGCTTGCCAGCTGGAATAGAGATGCCGATGCAATTGAGGCATCTTCTCTTAGACAAATTCCTTAAGATGCCAAGCGGAGCAATCAACTTACGTAACCTCCAAACATTATCAGGTGCGTTTGTTGATGATAGATTATCGAGAGAATTGGGTCAGTTAACCCAACTTAGGAAATTAAATGTTGAGGTTAAAGAAGAATGTTGTGCAGAACTATGCAATTCCATTAGTCAGTTGCAACACCTGCGTTCCCTCAAAATATGTGCTTTTGATGAGAATGAGCGGCTCCAGTTACAAACAGTGTCGAGGCCTCCGCAGTATCTTGAGAAACTAAAAGTGGGAGGCGTGATGAAGGAGTTGCCGGTTTGGGTGGGCTCTCTCAACTGTGTGCGGGTGATCTTATTTGTTGAGACCCAATTAACAAGTGACCCACTCACAGCTCTAGGACATTTACCCAATCTGGTGTACCTTGCTTTAGGTATCAATGCTTATATGGGGAAGAGGATTGGGTGTATGGTCGGAGGATTTCCTAAGCTCAGAACTTTGGCATTATATGAAATGGAAGCATTGGAGGAGTGGAGCAGCATAGATGAGGGTACCATGCCATGCCTACAGCATCTCACCATTCAAAAATGTCCAAATTTAAAGATGCTCCCAGACGGATTTCGGCATCTTGCCGCTCTTCAAAAACTAGACTTTCAGGACATGGCCGAAGAATTCATGGACAGGGTAAGGAAGGGAGGAGAGGACCACTTCAAGGTCCAGCACATCCCCTCGATTCTCCGTTTTCACGATGGTGATGGGAAATTGGTCTGTGATGAGCTGTGA